AACCGAGTGATGGTCACGCTGAACATATTCGCGTGACTTCTCGGCTGGCTCGCGGAATACAAAGCCGAGTTCGTGTGTCACAGCACCCATAATCAGACTCCTAGTGTCTCAGAATTAGAAGAAAAGCGTTCAGTTTTTAGCCAGCGGCGACACGTTCGGAGTATACGGGACAAGCAGAATACTACGCGTCAGGTAAAGAACTAATCACCAAGCTCTGACCGCTCACTGCCCAAGTGGGCAGACTCATTTTGAATGGCGCCAGTATACAAGAGCGAACGCGGCTAGGATAGGCCGCGACAGGGTGTTACAATCGGGGATCTCGCCTCAAATTGATGAAAAACATGTCCCGAGTCACACCAGTACGCCAACAGTATTTGGATATCAAGGCGCAGCACCCGGACGCCATCCTGATGTTCCGGCTGGGCGATTTCTACGAAATGTTCGACCAGGACGCGGAAATCGCTGCGAGGGAGCTAGACCTTACGCTGACGGGAAGGAATTTCAGCGCAGAAGGTCCGCGCGCGCCGATGGCCGGTGTGCCGTATCACGCGGCAGAAGGATATATCGCTAAGCTGGTTGAACGCGGATACCACGTTGCCGTGTGCGATCAGATGAGCGAGCCGGATGGCAAAGGCCCAGTTGACCGCGCCGTGACGCGGATCATCACACCGGGAACCGTGATCGAGCCGGGGATGCTTGCGGAAAACCGGGCGAACTATCTCATGGCGGTCGTCCCATTCGGCAACGCCGCCGAGAGATCGTGGAAGAGCGCCGGCATTGCCTATGCCGACATTACGACAGGCGAATTCGCGGCGACACAGGTTGCCGGCGATGACGCCGCAGTGATGGTGTTGGAAGAACTCACGCGCCTGCAACCCCGCGAAGTGCTGTTTCCAGAGTCGTGGGCGAAGCAAGGGGTATCGCTTCCAGGTGGGATCCATGTAACGCCCGTGCAAGACTGGGTGTTCGAATTCGCATCAGCCCAACAGACGATTCTCAACCATTTCGGGGCGCGATCACTGGACAGCTACGGGCTCAGCGATAAGCCCAATGCTGTCGCGGCGGCGGGCGGCATTCTGCATTATGTCCGGCAGACGCAGCGCGGCAGCCTGGCACAGCTCACCACCATCCGCCCCTACTCCACCGAGGGATACATGGTCCTGGATGGGTTCACCCGGCGGAGCCTCGAACTCACGGAGACGTCACGCAGCAGGTTGTCAAAGGGCAGCCTGCTGGCAGTGCTAGACCGCACGGTGACGCCCATGGGAGGACGCCTGCTGCACTCGTGGGTCAACCAACCGCTGCTTGACCTGCAGCGGCTGAATGCGCGACTGGATGCCGTCGAAGCACTTACCCAGACTGAGGCGATGCGCGCGGAACTTCGAGAGGCACTGCGCGGTGTATCGGATATCGAGCGGCTGACGAATCGCGTCCTGATAGGCAGGGCAGGCCCACGTGACCTGCTGGGCCTTGGCGAGTCGCTGATGGCCGTGCCGAAACTGATTTCAGGACTGGGCGCGGCGCCGGCACTGGCGGCGTTGAGCCGTGGGCTTGATCCGGTGCAGGAGGTCAGCGACCTGATCGCAAAGGCGATCAACGAGGATGCGCCGGGCAAGATGGACAACATCGGCGTGATCAAAGCCGGCTACGCGCAGGAATTGGACGATATTCTGACGGCTAGCAAAGACGCGAGAACCTGGATCGCCAATCTCGAACCCTACGAGCGGACACGCACCGGGATTTCGACGCTGAAGGTCGGCTTC
Above is a window of Candidatus Flexicrinis proximus DNA encoding:
- the mutS gene encoding DNA mismatch repair protein MutS, with amino-acid sequence MSRVTPVRQQYLDIKAQHPDAILMFRLGDFYEMFDQDAEIAARELDLTLTGRNFSAEGPRAPMAGVPYHAAEGYIAKLVERGYHVAVCDQMSEPDGKGPVDRAVTRIITPGTVIEPGMLAENRANYLMAVVPFGNAAERSWKSAGIAYADITTGEFAATQVAGDDAAVMVLEELTRLQPREVLFPESWAKQGVSLPGGIHVTPVQDWVFEFASAQQTILNHFGARSLDSYGLSDKPNAVAAAGGILHYVRQTQRGSLAQLTTIRPYSTEGYMVLDGFTRRSLELTETSRSRLSKGSLLAVLDRTVTPMGGRLLHSWVNQPLLDLQRLNARLDAVEALTQTEAMRAELREALRGVSDIERLTNRVLIGRAGPRDLLGLGESLMAVPKLISGLGAAPALAALSRGLDPVQEVSDLIAKAINEDAPGKMDNIGVIKAGYAQELDDILTASKDARTWIANLEPYERTRTGISTLKVGFNRVFGYYIEITHANTSKVPDEYIRKQTMVNAERYITPELKEYETLVLNAEEEILKVERGIFDAVCAEIGGYAAALLKTARSIAHLDVFLGLADVAVREGYCRPLLSDDDRLVIRDGRHPVVERMLADGGRYVPNDTHFDTMSRVHIITGPNMAGKSTYIRQVALITLMAQIGSFVPADEAHIGLVDRIFARIGAQDEIHAGQSTFMVEMVETARLLSGSTRRSLLILDEVGRGTSTYDGMAIARSVVEYIHNNPRLNCRTLFATHYHELTELPNILPRSRNFNVAATEDNGALVFLHKLMPGGADRSYGVHVAQLAGLPKPVVDRAQQLLRELEERGSDFKVRQSAPAKQFSFFDTPDNPAVSAIKALNIDELSPIEALTKLYELKRLAGE